One Pirellulales bacterium DNA window includes the following coding sequences:
- a CDS encoding PSD1 and planctomycete cytochrome C domain-containing protein: MFVRQKLITACLACLLTWWAAALSAFAQADETPKNITPPVAASQQVGGQFFEKHIRPLFVQQCYECHGPDAGDGDGALRLDSLAGLLRGGKSGPAITPGDPTRSLLILAVKHDGAVAMPPKRKLDQQAIDALTAWVRMGAPWPGENVGTARPSDAAVATDEWNEQARNFWAFQQPRRPAPPQVRDETWSRTAIDRFLREKLDAAGLTPAPRADKRALLARVTFDLVGLPPSEAERHAFLSDDAPDAFARVVDRLLASPRYGERWARHWLDVVRYADSNGMDDNLAYSDAWRYRDYVIGAFNADRPFDHFVQEQLAGDLLALEEPARRDELIVATGFLAIGPKMLAEDDPVKQQLDIVDEQLDTTCRVFMGLTMGCVRCHDHKFDPLSVKDYYGMAGIFKSTRTMLSYRVDSKWNATGLGTPEAIFRLEDLEQIIERHDNALVNGNTGAMSEAEWNAHTKLLADARQEYASIPKAMSVSDGTGEDLEIMLRGNHLTPGSLAPRRFPAILAGSTQPTFDKTASGRLELARWLTRAQHPLTARVIANRVWRWHFGQGLVRSVDNFGRLGELPSHPELLDWLATRLVADGWSLKQLHRQIVLTEAYQMSSAWNEQAAQIDPENRLLWRRTRQRMDAEVLRDSLLTVAGSLDLTMGGTLLTTTPFQNLGLEGLARKPELYQSNRRSVYLPVLRSALYEMFQAYDFPDPATLNGDRATTTVAAQALFMLNSDLVAQSAERLAQIVLADATLDDAQRLKQIALRIFGREAAEDERQDWHRFLARYEAAPSLSAESPEQRRRAAWQGLCRSLLSSNEFIYVP, encoded by the coding sequence GTGTTCGTTCGGCAGAAACTCATCACGGCGTGCCTGGCTTGCCTGCTCACATGGTGGGCGGCCGCGCTATCGGCATTTGCGCAGGCTGACGAGACACCGAAGAACATCACTCCACCGGTTGCGGCGTCCCAACAGGTCGGCGGGCAGTTTTTCGAAAAGCACATCCGTCCATTGTTCGTGCAACAGTGCTACGAATGCCACGGTCCCGACGCAGGAGACGGTGATGGCGCATTGCGGCTCGATTCGTTGGCCGGTCTGTTGCGCGGCGGAAAGTCCGGCCCCGCGATCACGCCGGGCGACCCCACACGAAGCCTGCTGATTCTGGCGGTGAAGCATGACGGGGCCGTCGCGATGCCCCCCAAACGCAAGCTCGACCAGCAAGCGATCGACGCGCTGACGGCGTGGGTGCGCATGGGTGCGCCCTGGCCCGGAGAGAATGTGGGCACGGCACGACCATCTGACGCTGCGGTCGCCACGGATGAATGGAACGAACAAGCTCGCAACTTCTGGGCCTTTCAACAGCCGCGCCGACCAGCACCTCCGCAGGTGCGCGACGAAACCTGGTCGCGCACCGCGATCGACCGGTTCTTAAGGGAGAAGCTCGACGCTGCCGGGCTGACTCCGGCACCCCGCGCTGACAAGCGCGCGCTGCTCGCGAGGGTGACGTTCGATCTCGTGGGACTTCCACCCAGCGAAGCCGAACGTCACGCTTTTTTGAGTGACGACGCTCCGGATGCCTTTGCGCGGGTTGTCGATCGCTTGCTGGCTTCTCCGCGCTATGGAGAACGCTGGGCACGCCATTGGCTCGACGTCGTCCGCTACGCAGACAGTAACGGCATGGACGACAATCTCGCCTATTCTGACGCCTGGCGTTATCGCGATTATGTGATCGGTGCCTTCAACGCCGATCGCCCCTTCGACCACTTCGTGCAGGAGCAACTTGCCGGCGACCTGCTGGCACTCGAAGAGCCGGCGCGCCGTGACGAATTGATTGTCGCTACCGGGTTCCTGGCCATTGGTCCGAAGATGTTGGCAGAAGACGATCCGGTCAAGCAACAGCTCGACATCGTTGACGAGCAGCTAGATACCACTTGCCGGGTCTTTATGGGGCTGACGATGGGCTGCGTACGCTGCCACGATCACAAGTTCGATCCCCTATCGGTGAAAGACTATTACGGAATGGCGGGTATCTTCAAAAGCACCCGCACTATGCTTTCTTACCGAGTCGACTCGAAATGGAACGCCACCGGGCTGGGCACGCCCGAGGCCATCTTCCGACTGGAGGACCTCGAACAGATCATCGAGCGCCACGACAATGCGTTAGTGAACGGCAATACCGGCGCAATGTCGGAGGCAGAATGGAACGCCCACACCAAATTGCTGGCCGACGCCCGCCAGGAGTACGCATCGATTCCGAAGGCGATGTCAGTCAGCGACGGCACGGGCGAAGACCTGGAAATCATGCTGCGGGGAAACCATCTGACACCCGGCTCGCTCGCGCCGCGTCGATTTCCGGCAATTCTGGCCGGCAGTACACAACCGACGTTCGACAAGACTGCGAGCGGCCGGCTGGAACTGGCCCGTTGGCTGACGAGGGCCCAGCACCCTCTTACAGCGCGCGTGATTGCGAATCGAGTGTGGCGCTGGCACTTTGGACAGGGGCTCGTGCGCTCGGTCGACAACTTTGGCCGGCTCGGCGAGCTTCCCTCGCATCCGGAATTGCTCGACTGGCTCGCGACGCGCCTCGTGGCAGACGGCTGGTCGCTCAAGCAACTCCATCGACAAATCGTGCTCACCGAGGCGTATCAGATGAGCAGTGCTTGGAACGAGCAGGCAGCCCAAATCGATCCCGAGAATCGTCTGCTGTGGCGACGCACGCGGCAGCGCATGGATGCGGAAGTCTTGCGCGATTCGCTACTTACTGTTGCCGGATCGCTTGATCTGACCATGGGAGGAACGCTGCTGACGACGACACCGTTTCAGAATCTCGGCCTGGAAGGGTTGGCTCGTAAGCCGGAACTTTATCAATCGAATCGTCGCAGCGTCTATCTGCCTGTGCTGCGCAGCGCCCTGTATGAGATGTTTCAAGCCTACGATTTTCCCGATCCCGCCACGCTGAATGGCGATCGGGCGACGACCACCGTCGCGGCCCAGGCGCTGTTTATGCTCAATAGTGATCTCGTCGCGCAGTCGGCGGAACGATTGGCCCAGATCGTGTTGGCCGACGCGACCCTCGACGATGCGCAACGATTAAAGCAAATCGCCCTGCGGATTTTCGGGCGTGAGGCAGCGGAGGACGAGCGACAGGATTGGCACCGCTTTCTGGCACGCTATGAAGCGGCCCCATCGCTCTCCGCAGAGAGCCCAGAGCAGCGCCGTCGCGCGGCCTGGCAAGGGCTATGCCGATCGCTCCTCTCATCAAATGAATTCATCTATGTCCCGTAA
- a CDS encoding DUF1501 domain-containing protein: MTPSNLGSHVTRPQSRRDWLLQTGAGFGGLALSALMADSSHAVVDPLAAKSPHFAPRVNRVIMLFMFGGPSHLDTFDPKPILTRDSGRPLAAEKRPRVVSFPNRMGNLVGSPFEFAQHGESGTWVSSLFPHVATHVDDLCVINSMCCSNSRHGGAVLEWHTGTDTFVRPSMGSWITYGLGTENQNFPGYVTICQDLSQGGANNFGSAFLPAMYQGTALGHAGLKPQEARIPFLGSNATARDRQRLEIDLLSQMERRQAVSRGPDNELEARIASFELAYSLQGEAPEMQNLAAESATTHALYGLDNPETADFGTQCLLARRFSEYGVRFVQCNLSGWDAHNKLKEDHGRLARAIDKPIAGLLTDLKRRGLWNDTLVIWGGEFGRTPTCEGTDGRDHNPHGYTMWLAGGGVKQGITWGKTDDYGYYAIENKVHVHDLHATILHLLGLDHKRLTFKYAGRDFRLTDVHGELVEGILA, translated from the coding sequence ATGACACCTTCTAATCTCGGCTCGCACGTGACGCGACCGCAGTCGCGCCGCGACTGGTTGTTGCAGACCGGCGCAGGTTTCGGCGGGTTGGCGCTGTCGGCGTTGATGGCCGATTCGTCCCATGCCGTGGTCGATCCATTAGCAGCGAAGAGTCCGCACTTCGCGCCACGCGTCAATCGCGTCATCATGCTCTTCATGTTCGGAGGTCCGTCGCATCTCGACACCTTCGATCCAAAACCCATTCTCACGCGCGATAGTGGGCGGCCGCTCGCCGCAGAGAAACGGCCTCGCGTCGTGTCATTCCCGAATCGCATGGGGAATCTCGTTGGTTCACCCTTCGAGTTCGCACAGCATGGCGAAAGCGGTACGTGGGTCAGCTCGCTGTTTCCGCATGTGGCGACGCACGTTGACGATTTGTGCGTGATTAACTCGATGTGTTGCTCCAACTCGCGCCATGGCGGCGCAGTGCTCGAATGGCACACCGGCACGGACACGTTCGTTCGTCCCAGCATGGGTTCGTGGATCACATACGGTCTGGGAACCGAGAATCAAAACTTTCCCGGCTACGTGACGATCTGCCAGGACTTGTCGCAAGGGGGCGCTAACAATTTCGGTTCGGCATTTCTGCCCGCGATGTATCAGGGAACAGCACTAGGCCATGCCGGTCTGAAACCGCAGGAGGCCAGAATCCCGTTCCTGGGGTCGAACGCTACGGCACGTGATCGGCAGCGGCTCGAGATTGACCTGCTCTCCCAGATGGAACGGCGCCAAGCGGTTTCCCGCGGCCCCGATAACGAGTTAGAAGCCCGCATCGCCTCGTTCGAGTTGGCGTATAGCCTGCAGGGCGAGGCGCCCGAGATGCAAAACCTCGCGGCGGAGTCGGCAACGACGCACGCGCTGTACGGTCTCGACAATCCGGAAACGGCCGACTTCGGCACGCAGTGCCTGTTGGCTCGCCGGTTCTCGGAATATGGTGTGCGTTTCGTGCAGTGCAATCTGAGTGGCTGGGACGCGCACAACAAGTTGAAGGAGGATCACGGCCGGCTAGCCCGCGCGATCGATAAACCGATCGCCGGCCTGCTGACCGATCTCAAGCGACGCGGGCTGTGGAACGATACGCTGGTGATTTGGGGCGGAGAGTTCGGCCGGACGCCTACCTGCGAAGGAACCGACGGTCGCGATCACAATCCGCATGGCTACACAATGTGGCTGGCGGGTGGTGGCGTCAAGCAGGGCATTACCTGGGGCAAAACCGACGATTACGGCTACTACGCGATCGAGAATAAGGTGCACGTCCACGATCTGCACGCCACGATTCTGCACCTGCTAGGGCTGGACCACAAACGACTCACGTTCAAATATGCCGGCCGCGACTTTCGTCTGACCGACGTACACGGAGAGTTAGTAGAAGGAATCCTCGCTTGA